In a single window of the Streptomyces brevispora genome:
- a CDS encoding Lrp/AsnC family transcriptional regulator, whose protein sequence is MAVDALDTRILRLLIEQPHTSVREYARILSIARGTLQARIDRLERDGVITGSGPILSPAALGHPVLAFVHLEVTQGHLDDVGEALAAVPEIVEAFSTTGGGDLLTRVVARDNGHLEDVIQQLIQLPGVVRTRTEVALRERVPHRLLPLVESVGRTAAGGPQ, encoded by the coding sequence ATGGCGGTCGACGCACTCGACACTCGCATTCTTCGGCTGCTCATCGAACAGCCGCACACCAGCGTGCGCGAGTACGCACGGATCCTCTCCATCGCACGCGGCACCCTCCAGGCCCGCATCGACCGGCTGGAACGGGACGGTGTGATCACCGGCAGCGGCCCGATCCTCTCGCCCGCCGCGCTCGGCCACCCGGTACTCGCCTTTGTGCACCTGGAGGTCACGCAGGGGCATCTGGACGATGTGGGCGAGGCGCTCGCCGCCGTGCCGGAGATCGTCGAGGCCTTCTCGACCACGGGTGGCGGCGACCTGCTCACCCGGGTGGTGGCCCGGGACAACGGGCATCTGGAGGATGTGATCCAGCAGCTGATCCAGCTGCCGGGCGTGGTCAGGACCCGGACCGAGGTGGCCCTGCGCGAGCGGGTGCCGCACCGGCTGCTGCCCCTGGTGGAATCGGTGGGCCGGACGGCGGCGGGTGGCCCGCAGTGA
- a CDS encoding N-acetylglucosamine kinase, whose product MDSGGSGLRVALGTVGSQAPLATAACAEPVRTGPRGIDAAHLLEQLLPTARELLMRHGGGSRITAAAIGAAGMATLGDQLRAELPAALADALGVRRLALAADAVTAYAGAVGQRPGAVVAGGTGLIALGTDLTQWRRADGWGHLLGDSGGGAWIGRAGLDAAMRAHDGRRGGSPALLARLEAVFGPAPELPGLLYPRTDRPAVLASFAPEVAACAAHDPVAEGILRDAAGHIAQAAAAVCPKAGADNEDCEVALTGGLFRMGDPLLVPLREELARQLPHARAVPGSGDPLIGSLRIAQALATDALLLPPHPTLLRIPLSGPDQQPGRGVTDQGS is encoded by the coding sequence GTGGACTCGGGTGGTTCCGGCCTGCGGGTGGCTCTGGGCACCGTCGGCTCGCAGGCACCCCTGGCCACGGCGGCCTGTGCCGAACCGGTGCGGACCGGGCCCCGCGGTATCGACGCCGCCCATCTGCTGGAACAACTGCTGCCCACCGCCCGGGAACTGCTCATGCGGCACGGCGGCGGAAGCCGGATCACCGCCGCGGCGATCGGTGCGGCCGGCATGGCCACCCTCGGCGACCAGCTGCGGGCCGAGCTGCCCGCGGCCCTGGCGGACGCGCTCGGTGTGCGACGGCTGGCGCTCGCCGCCGACGCGGTGACCGCGTACGCCGGAGCGGTCGGGCAGCGGCCCGGCGCGGTGGTCGCGGGCGGCACCGGCCTGATCGCCCTGGGCACGGACCTGACGCAGTGGCGGCGGGCCGACGGCTGGGGCCATCTGCTGGGCGACAGCGGCGGCGGCGCCTGGATCGGCCGGGCCGGTCTCGATGCGGCGATGCGCGCCCACGACGGGCGGCGCGGCGGATCCCCGGCACTGCTGGCCCGGCTGGAGGCGGTGTTCGGCCCGGCGCCCGAACTGCCGGGTCTGCTCTATCCGCGTACCGACCGGCCCGCGGTCCTGGCCTCGTTCGCTCCCGAGGTGGCCGCCTGCGCGGCACACGACCCCGTGGCCGAGGGCATTCTCCGCGACGCCGCCGGGCACATCGCACAGGCGGCCGCCGCCGTGTGCCCGAAGGCCGGGGCGGACAACGAGGACTGCGAAGTGGCGCTGACGGGTGGCTTGTTCCGGATGGGCGACCCGCTGCTCGTACCGCTGCGCGAGGAGCTGGCCCGGCAGCTGCCGCACGCACGGGCGGTCCCCGGTTCGGGTGATCCCCTGATCGGATCGCTGCGCATCGCGCAGGCGCTGGCCACCGATGCCCTGCTCCTGCCGCCCCATCCGACGCTGCTCCGGATTCCGCTGTCCGGGCCGGACCAACAGCCCGGCAGAGGGGTGACAGACCAGGGCAGTTGA
- a CDS encoding uracil-DNA glycosylase — MAPRPLNELVEPGWAKALEPVAERVGAMGNFLRAEIAAGRTYLPAGPNVLRAFQQPFDDVRVLIVGQDPYPTPGMPIGLSFAVAPEVRNVPGSLENIYLEMCRDVGTSRPSNGDLTPWTQQGVLLLNRVLTTAPRQSAAHRGKGWEAVTEQAIRALAARDKPLVSILWGNDARSLRSHLGRYPVVESAHPSPRSADRGFFGSRPFSRANDLLKQQGAQPVDWQLP, encoded by the coding sequence ATGGCACCACGACCCTTGAACGAGCTTGTCGAACCCGGATGGGCGAAGGCGCTCGAACCCGTAGCTGAACGTGTCGGCGCTATGGGCAACTTCCTTCGCGCCGAGATCGCCGCTGGCCGAACGTATCTGCCGGCCGGCCCGAACGTGCTCCGCGCGTTCCAGCAGCCCTTCGATGATGTCCGAGTCCTGATCGTCGGACAGGATCCATACCCCACCCCGGGAATGCCCATCGGGCTCAGCTTCGCCGTGGCCCCCGAGGTGCGAAACGTCCCAGGCAGTCTGGAGAACATTTACCTGGAGATGTGTCGCGACGTCGGTACGTCAAGGCCCTCCAACGGTGATCTGACACCCTGGACACAGCAAGGTGTTCTCCTCTTGAACAGAGTTCTTACGACTGCGCCCCGCCAGTCAGCGGCGCACCGGGGCAAAGGCTGGGAGGCGGTGACGGAGCAGGCGATTCGCGCCCTCGCGGCGCGAGACAAGCCGCTCGTGTCGATCCTCTGGGGCAACGATGCCCGCAGCCTGCGCTCACACCTCGGCCGGTACCCGGTCGTCGAGTCTGCGCATCCGTCGCCTCGATCGGCGGACCGTGGGTTCTTTGGCTCACGGCCTTTCAGCAGGGCGAACGATCTGCTCAAGCAACAGGGTGCCCAGCCGGTCGATTGGCAACTTCCGTAA
- a CDS encoding lytic polysaccharide monooxygenase auxiliary activity family 9 protein translates to MRRRITSLLAGLGLAGAALFATSGSAESHGYTDSPISRQQLCGIGTVKHCGQIQWEPPSVEGPKGFPTRGPADGHICSGGIGRFSELDDPRGGAWPATKVTAGQNYTFNWRIEARHATTDFRYYITKDGYDPTRPLTRADLEPQPFLTVPFGGKLPGSTVSHSGVLPQKSGKHLILGVWTISDTGNAFYACSDMQF, encoded by the coding sequence ATGCGCAGAAGGATCACTTCCTTACTGGCCGGGCTCGGCCTGGCCGGTGCGGCACTGTTCGCCACCTCCGGCAGTGCCGAGAGCCACGGCTACACCGACTCCCCCATCAGCCGCCAGCAACTCTGCGGGATCGGAACCGTCAAGCACTGTGGGCAGATCCAGTGGGAGCCCCCGAGCGTCGAGGGACCCAAGGGCTTCCCCACCCGCGGACCGGCCGACGGCCACATCTGCTCGGGCGGCATCGGCCGGTTCTCCGAGCTCGACGACCCGCGAGGCGGCGCCTGGCCCGCCACCAAGGTCACCGCCGGTCAGAACTACACGTTCAACTGGCGGATCGAGGCGCGGCACGCCACGACCGACTTCCGGTACTACATCACCAAGGACGGCTACGACCCGACCCGGCCGCTCACCCGGGCCGACCTGGAACCGCAGCCGTTCCTCACCGTGCCCTTCGGCGGCAAGCTGCCCGGCTCGACCGTGAGCCACTCGGGTGTGCTGCCGCAGAAGTCCGGCAAGCATCTGATCCTCGGCGTCTGGACGATCTCCGACACCGGGAACGCCTTCTACGCCTGTTCCGACATGCAGTTCTGA
- a CDS encoding nitroreductase — protein sequence MDVYEAVTSRRAVRGFTDRPVPRRVLERVLSAAAWAPSGSNLQPWRAYVVTGRPLAELKRRAGERVAAADPWDEREYEMYPPALKSPYHERRSAFGHERYSALGIAREDWEARQRAAAANWDCFGAPAALFCYIDRYMGQPQWSDVGMYLQTVMLLLRAEGLHSCPQMAWSVYRRTVAEILSPPDELILFCGMSIGFEDATVGCARTGRAPLDEAVTFVEEEIHDCVTITIGRDAILVGGDAGFRTGCH from the coding sequence CTGGATGTCTATGAGGCGGTCACGAGCCGACGGGCGGTGCGCGGGTTCACCGACCGGCCCGTCCCGAGGCGCGTGCTGGAGCGGGTGCTGTCCGCCGCGGCCTGGGCGCCGTCCGGATCGAACCTCCAGCCATGGCGCGCCTACGTGGTGACCGGTAGGCCGCTGGCCGAGCTCAAGAGGCGCGCCGGCGAGCGCGTGGCGGCAGCCGACCCCTGGGACGAGCGGGAGTACGAGATGTACCCGCCCGCACTGAAGTCTCCGTACCATGAGCGCCGATCCGCCTTCGGCCATGAGCGCTACAGCGCACTCGGTATTGCGCGCGAGGACTGGGAGGCACGCCAGAGGGCCGCCGCCGCGAACTGGGACTGCTTCGGTGCACCCGCCGCCCTGTTCTGCTACATCGACCGCTACATGGGCCAGCCTCAATGGTCCGACGTCGGCATGTATCTGCAGACCGTCATGCTGCTGCTCCGCGCCGAAGGGCTGCACAGTTGCCCGCAGATGGCGTGGTCGGTGTATCGCAGGACGGTCGCGGAGATCCTGTCACCACCGGACGAGCTCATCCTCTTCTGTGGCATGTCGATCGGGTTCGAGGACGCAACGGTGGGTTGCGCCCGTACAGGCCGGGCGCCGCTCGACGAGGCCGTCACGTTCGTCGAGGAGGAGATTCACGACTGCGTGACGATCACGATCGGCCGGGACGCCATCCTGGTCGGCGGCGACGCCGGTTTCCGCACCGGCTGCCACTGA
- a CDS encoding FUSC family protein: MLKRAFVARDPGRLRLRSAVRAVLGIGLAVAVCGLAGHSLVAAVTGGLAALLALFTVTDTTVRGQAVTTALLPAVGFPVLALAALLHGHPVARGVAFLAVMGAGVYGRRWGPRGHSLGVFAFMAFFTTQFLHTLPGQLPELYSAVALSLLSSSAVRFGLWCYERGLTPAAVPAPVSGTGLARVTTRQAIQAATGGAVALMAGQLLSDQRWYWAVGATWWVFVNTASRGETLVRGFRRVLGTLIGIPVSLCVVVPLHGAPVPTALLVAIGVFGIFYTAAVSYTWMMLSVTVMAGALYGALGVLDPALLALRLSETAVGALGAMLAVLLVLPVTTHAATDAWIQRALRCVHACTEEAAARLSGSTTADPAPRIAELEALLGRVRLSLAPLVHPLSPLRARRVRAGHVLALLDACAREVRGLASVAADPEASHDARLAAACWRVESAVEALTAAERPARTLPAVGVPAHAGATEPALAHLHGLERALAELAAPLHSSPRAPLVAN; the protein is encoded by the coding sequence GTGCTGAAGAGAGCGTTCGTGGCCCGGGACCCGGGGAGGCTGCGGCTGCGCAGCGCGGTCCGGGCGGTCCTCGGCATCGGTCTCGCGGTGGCCGTGTGCGGACTCGCGGGTCACTCGCTCGTCGCCGCCGTCACCGGTGGTCTGGCCGCGCTGCTCGCCCTGTTCACGGTCACCGACACGACGGTCCGCGGCCAGGCCGTCACCACCGCGCTGCTGCCCGCCGTCGGCTTTCCGGTGCTCGCGCTCGCCGCGCTGCTGCACGGCCATCCGGTGGCGCGCGGCGTGGCCTTCCTCGCCGTCATGGGGGCGGGTGTGTACGGGCGGCGGTGGGGGCCGCGCGGACACTCCCTCGGTGTGTTCGCGTTCATGGCGTTCTTCACCACGCAGTTCCTCCACACACTGCCCGGACAACTGCCCGAGCTGTACTCGGCGGTCGCCCTCTCACTGCTCTCCTCCTCGGCCGTCCGCTTCGGACTGTGGTGCTACGAGCGCGGGCTGACCCCGGCGGCCGTGCCCGCACCGGTGAGCGGCACGGGCCTGGCCAGGGTCACCACCCGCCAGGCGATCCAGGCAGCCACCGGCGGAGCCGTCGCGCTCATGGCGGGGCAGCTCCTCTCCGACCAGCGCTGGTACTGGGCCGTGGGGGCGACCTGGTGGGTCTTCGTGAACACGGCCTCGCGCGGCGAAACCCTGGTACGCGGCTTCCGCCGGGTCCTGGGGACACTGATCGGCATCCCCGTCAGCCTGTGCGTCGTCGTCCCGCTGCACGGCGCTCCGGTACCCACCGCCCTCCTCGTGGCGATCGGGGTGTTCGGGATCTTCTACACCGCCGCGGTCTCGTACACCTGGATGATGCTCTCCGTGACGGTGATGGCCGGGGCGCTCTACGGGGCGCTCGGAGTGCTCGATCCGGCGCTGCTGGCCCTGCGGCTCAGCGAGACGGCCGTCGGCGCGCTCGGCGCGATGCTCGCGGTGCTGCTCGTGCTGCCGGTCACCACGCATGCCGCCACCGACGCCTGGATCCAGCGGGCCCTGCGCTGCGTGCACGCCTGCACCGAGGAGGCCGCCGCGCGGCTCTCCGGTTCGACGACGGCCGACCCGGCGCCGCGGATCGCCGAACTGGAGGCGCTCCTGGGACGCGTCCGGCTGTCGCTCGCCCCGCTGGTGCACCCGCTGAGCCCGCTGCGCGCCCGCAGGGTCCGGGCCGGACATGTGCTCGCCCTGCTCGACGCGTGCGCGCGGGAAGTGCGCGGACTGGCCTCCGTGGCGGCCGACCCGGAGGCCTCCCACGACGCCCGGCTCGCCGCCGCCTGCTGGCGCGTCGAGAGCGCGGTGGAAGCGCTGACGGCTGCCGAGCGGCCGGCCCGCACCCTGCCCGCCGTCGGCGTCCCGGCGCACGCCGGCGCCACGGAACCCGCCCTCGCCCATCTGCACGGCCTGGAGCGCGCACTCGCCGAACTGGCCGCACCACTGCACAGCTCACCGCGTGCCCCGCTCGTCGCGAACTGA
- a CDS encoding SDR family oxidoreductase has translation MKIAVIGGTGLIGAQVVKKLNAAGHEAVPHSQSTGVDVISGQGLDEAVAGADVVVNLTNSPTFDEASPAFFQTSMDNLLAASRKGGVGHFVILSIVGTDQVPELDYYRAKALQESILTVGPIPYSIVRATQFMEFMDAVMSWTADKDTVRLPATPIQPIASKDVADAVAKVAAGTPLNGEHNIAGPEIFPLDELGRITLSHKGDNRTVVTDPTAGMFAAVKGDVLTDKDAHLAPTHYADWLS, from the coding sequence ATGAAGATCGCAGTCATCGGCGGTACTGGGCTGATCGGGGCGCAGGTCGTCAAGAAGCTGAACGCCGCCGGGCACGAGGCGGTACCGCACTCGCAGTCCACCGGAGTCGACGTCATCAGCGGCCAGGGGCTGGACGAGGCGGTGGCGGGAGCCGATGTCGTCGTCAACCTGACGAACTCCCCGACCTTCGACGAAGCCTCCCCGGCCTTCTTCCAGACCTCGATGGACAACCTCCTGGCGGCGTCCCGCAAGGGCGGCGTCGGCCACTTCGTCATCCTCTCGATCGTCGGCACGGACCAGGTGCCGGAGCTGGACTACTACCGGGCCAAGGCGCTCCAGGAGAGCATCCTCACGGTCGGGCCGATCCCCTACTCGATCGTCCGGGCGACGCAGTTCATGGAGTTCATGGACGCCGTCATGTCCTGGACCGCCGACAAAGACACCGTCCGGCTGCCCGCCACGCCGATCCAGCCGATCGCCTCCAAGGATGTGGCCGACGCGGTGGCGAAGGTCGCCGCGGGCACCCCGCTGAACGGCGAGCACAACATCGCCGGCCCCGAGATCTTCCCCCTGGACGAGCTGGGCCGGATCACGCTGTCCCACAAGGGCGACAACCGTACCGTCGTCACCGACCCCACCGCCGGCATGTTCGCCGCCGTCAAGGGTGACGTCCTCACCGACAAGGACGCCCACCTCGCCCCTACCCACTACGCCGACTGGCTCTCCTGA
- a CDS encoding HAD family hydrolase — MNSSRAQAPSVVFDLDGTLVDSEPNAYESARLLLERYGVPDFTWEQNARFLGISNREALAVLRTEYGIGAGVDELAAGQDAIYLELARTSTEPFAEMRTFVEMLHARGVAMAVASGSSPAAIAAVLKGTGLDAYLTEYVSAEEVARGKPEPDVFLEAARRLGAAPADCVVVEDAAPGVAAARAAGMRCIAVPYVPATAGDPVFTAADLLFPGGQGEFSAQGAYAWLFPGSVPTPADGRPEAARRIS; from the coding sequence ATGAACTCATCGCGCGCACAGGCCCCTTCGGTCGTCTTCGACCTGGACGGCACACTCGTGGACAGTGAGCCGAATGCCTACGAATCGGCACGGCTGCTGCTGGAGCGGTACGGAGTACCGGACTTCACCTGGGAGCAGAACGCCCGGTTCCTCGGAATCAGCAACCGCGAGGCGCTGGCCGTGCTGCGCACCGAGTACGGCATCGGGGCCGGTGTCGACGAGTTGGCGGCCGGGCAGGACGCCATCTATCTGGAGCTGGCACGCACCTCGACCGAACCCTTCGCCGAGATGCGCACGTTCGTGGAGATGCTGCACGCCCGGGGCGTCGCCATGGCGGTCGCGTCGGGTTCGTCGCCGGCCGCGATAGCCGCCGTGCTGAAGGGCACCGGCCTCGACGCGTATCTGACCGAGTACGTGTCCGCCGAGGAGGTGGCGCGCGGGAAGCCGGAGCCGGACGTCTTCCTGGAGGCCGCCAGGCGTCTCGGCGCCGCGCCGGCCGACTGCGTGGTGGTGGAGGACGCCGCGCCGGGCGTCGCCGCGGCCCGGGCGGCGGGCATGCGCTGCATCGCCGTCCCCTATGTCCCGGCGACGGCCGGCGATCCGGTGTTCACGGCGGCTGATCTGCTCTTTCCCGGCGGGCAGGGCGAGTTCAGCGCGCAGGGCGCATACGCGTGGCTGTTCCCCGGATCGGTGCCGACGCCGGCCGACGGTCGTCCGGAGGCCGCACGCCGGATATCCTGA
- a CDS encoding sirohydrochlorin chelatase, protein MSTPTGPASGLPVRMPRPRQSGRHRRPEPVVAPEGAAALVLAVPGTPSSATRSLAEEVISIARSELPGLNALIGYLDGDDAEYPALASVLAHSAAERIARFEQATAAGREVAPPEGPAAVVVPLLAGPDNTLVQRIRHAITDSQAPTELTDVLGPHPLLAEALHVRLSEAGLARADRARLFTVATAADGIVLATVGGEEAVQAAGITGMLLAARLAVPVMAAALDVEGSVASIAAQLKDSGSLQLAVAPYLVGPEVAEGLLDSAVKEAGCATAEPLGAYPAIGKLVLSMYTTALGIAPPVAQGAQAH, encoded by the coding sequence ATGAGCACCCCCACTGGGCCCGCTTCCGGCCTGCCTGTACGAATGCCGCGACCTCGCCAGTCCGGACGGCACCGCCGCCCGGAGCCCGTGGTCGCACCTGAGGGCGCTGCCGCGCTCGTTCTCGCCGTTCCCGGTACCCCCTCTTCGGCCACCCGCAGCCTGGCCGAAGAGGTGATCAGCATTGCCCGCTCCGAGCTGCCCGGTCTGAACGCCCTGATCGGTTACCTCGACGGCGATGATGCCGAGTACCCCGCTCTTGCCTCCGTGCTGGCGCACTCCGCTGCCGAGCGCATCGCGCGCTTCGAGCAGGCGACCGCCGCCGGCCGCGAGGTCGCTCCGCCCGAGGGCCCGGCCGCCGTCGTGGTGCCGCTGCTCGCGGGGCCGGACAACACCCTTGTGCAGCGGATACGCCACGCGATCACGGACAGCCAGGCACCGACCGAACTGACCGATGTGCTCGGCCCGCACCCGCTCCTCGCCGAGGCACTGCACGTGCGCCTCTCCGAGGCCGGTCTCGCCCGCGCCGACCGGGCCAGGCTGTTCACGGTGGCGACGGCCGCCGACGGGATCGTGCTGGCCACCGTGGGCGGCGAGGAGGCCGTGCAGGCCGCCGGGATCACCGGGATGCTGCTGGCCGCGCGGCTCGCGGTGCCGGTGATGGCCGCCGCACTCGATGTCGAGGGTTCGGTCGCGTCGATCGCCGCGCAGCTGAAGGACTCCGGCTCGCTCCAGCTGGCGGTCGCGCCGTACCTGGTGGGTCCCGAGGTGGCCGAGGGGCTGCTGGACTCCGCCGTCAAGGAGGCGGGCTGCGCGACGGCCGAGCCGCTCGGCGCCTACCCGGCGATCGGCAAGCTGGTGCTGTCGATGTACACCACGGCGCTCGGTATCGCTCCCCCCGTGGCGCAGGGGGCACAGGCCCACTGA
- a CDS encoding WD40/YVTN/BNR-like repeat-containing protein, whose amino-acid sequence MTDVLLTVGTRKGLFIGRRHEGAWRFDGPHFNAQAIYSIAIDTRGKAPRLLVGGDSAHWGPSVFHSDDLGATWIEPRQPAVKFPEFTGTSLERVWQLHPAGPEAPDVVYAGTEPAALFRSRDSGESFELVRPLWEHPTRSKWVPGGGGEGLHTVLTDERDAQAVTVAVSTAGVFRTADGGESWTPANKGVSAVFLPDPNPEFGQCVHKVSRDAVDPDRLYLQNHWGVFRSDDAGSNWTDIGEGLPSDFGFAVAAHPHRADTAYVFPINADADRVPAEHRCRVFRTRDAGNSWEPLSAGLPEGAHYGTVLRDALCTDDADPAGVYFGNRNGEVYASADDGDSWQQLISHLPDVLCVRAAATGG is encoded by the coding sequence ATGACCGATGTTCTGCTCACCGTGGGTACCCGCAAGGGACTCTTCATCGGCCGCAGGCACGAGGGTGCGTGGAGGTTCGACGGTCCGCATTTCAATGCCCAGGCCATCTACTCGATCGCCATCGACACCCGCGGAAAAGCGCCCCGCCTGCTGGTCGGCGGCGACAGCGCGCACTGGGGCCCGTCCGTCTTCCACTCCGACGACCTGGGCGCCACCTGGATCGAGCCCAGACAACCGGCCGTGAAATTCCCGGAGTTCACCGGGACGTCGCTGGAGCGGGTCTGGCAGCTGCACCCAGCGGGCCCGGAGGCCCCCGACGTCGTGTACGCGGGCACCGAGCCGGCCGCACTGTTCCGGTCGCGGGACAGCGGCGAGTCGTTCGAACTGGTCCGCCCGCTCTGGGAGCATCCGACGCGTTCGAAGTGGGTGCCGGGAGGGGGCGGCGAGGGGCTGCACACGGTCCTGACCGACGAACGGGACGCACAGGCGGTGACGGTCGCGGTCTCCACCGCCGGGGTGTTCAGGACCGCGGACGGCGGCGAGAGCTGGACCCCGGCCAACAAGGGGGTGTCGGCCGTCTTCCTGCCCGACCCGAACCCGGAGTTCGGCCAGTGCGTGCACAAGGTCAGCCGGGACGCGGTCGATCCCGACCGGCTCTACCTCCAGAACCACTGGGGTGTGTTCCGCAGCGACGACGCCGGGAGCAACTGGACGGACATCGGCGAGGGCCTGCCCTCCGACTTCGGCTTCGCCGTGGCCGCGCATCCGCACCGGGCGGACACCGCGTACGTCTTCCCGATCAACGCCGACGCCGACCGGGTGCCGGCCGAGCACCGCTGCCGGGTCTTCCGGACCCGCGACGCAGGCAACAGCTGGGAGCCGCTGTCGGCGGGACTCCCGGAGGGGGCGCATTACGGCACGGTGCTGCGCGACGCGCTCTGTACGGACGACGCCGATCCGGCGGGTGTCTACTTCGGCAACCGCAACGGCGAGGTGTACGCGAGCGCGGACGACGGCGACAGCTGGCAGCAGCTCATCTCACACCTTCCGGATGTCCTGTGCGTCCGGGCGGCGGCCACCGGCGGTTGA
- a CDS encoding lactonase family protein has product MDSSNGVGRAFIGSFTSGGGRGVTAVAVDQETGALTVLGATDAVPDPSYLALGRGSGPGGAVLYAVSETEQGAAAALDISHDVPRPIGAARPVNGDSPTHLALAGGHLITANYGSGSVTVLPVLADGSIGAACSVLQHEGSGPDTGRQQGPHAHQVLPDPSGNWVLSVDLGTDSVRICALDPDTGALRLHGETLLRPGSGPRHLAFHPEGAHAYVLNELEPTLTVCRWDAAAGVLETVDETSVLPVEATGDTAAASYPSEVVVSHDGRFLWVANRGHDSISVLTLDATGEKASLVTTVSCGGHWPRDLALDPTGRRLYAANERSGNVAWFTVDPETGIPSQEGSLEAPAASCVIFA; this is encoded by the coding sequence GTGGACAGCAGCAACGGCGTCGGACGGGCATTCATCGGGTCGTTCACCTCGGGGGGCGGGCGGGGAGTCACCGCCGTCGCCGTGGACCAGGAGACCGGGGCGCTCACCGTCCTCGGCGCGACGGATGCCGTCCCGGATCCTTCGTACCTCGCGCTCGGCCGGGGCAGCGGCCCCGGCGGCGCCGTCCTGTACGCGGTCAGTGAGACCGAGCAGGGGGCGGCCGCGGCCCTCGACATCAGCCACGACGTTCCGCGGCCGATCGGCGCCGCCCGGCCGGTGAACGGCGACAGCCCCACGCACCTCGCGCTCGCGGGCGGCCACCTGATCACCGCCAACTACGGCTCCGGCAGCGTCACCGTGCTGCCCGTACTCGCGGACGGGTCGATCGGCGCCGCCTGCAGCGTGCTCCAGCACGAGGGGAGCGGGCCGGACACCGGGCGCCAGCAGGGCCCGCACGCCCACCAGGTCCTCCCCGACCCCTCGGGGAACTGGGTGCTCAGCGTCGACCTCGGAACCGATTCGGTACGGATCTGCGCGCTCGACCCGGACACCGGGGCGCTGCGCCTGCACGGTGAGACGCTGCTGCGGCCCGGCAGCGGACCGCGCCATCTCGCCTTCCACCCCGAGGGCGCCCACGCCTATGTGCTGAACGAGCTCGAACCCACCCTCACGGTGTGCCGGTGGGACGCCGCCGCCGGGGTCCTCGAAACGGTCGACGAGACGTCCGTTCTGCCCGTGGAGGCGACCGGGGACACCGCCGCGGCGAGCTATCCGTCCGAGGTCGTCGTCTCGCACGACGGCCGGTTCCTCTGGGTGGCCAATCGCGGGCACGACAGCATCTCCGTGCTCACCCTCGACGCCACGGGCGAGAAGGCGTCCCTGGTCACCACGGTGAGCTGCGGCGGGCACTGGCCGCGCGACCTCGCGCTCGACCCCACCGGCCGACGGCTGTACGCGGCCAACGAGCGGTCCGGGAACGTCGCCTGGTTCACCGTGGACCCGGAGACCGGGATCCCGAGCCAGGAAGGCTCCCTGGAGGCTCCTGCGGCCTCCTGTGTGATCTTCGCCTGA